A single genomic interval of Syngnathoides biaculeatus isolate LvHL_M chromosome 1, ASM1980259v1, whole genome shotgun sequence harbors:
- the edn1 gene encoding endothelin-1 — MDIYIFLSVLSLVHSWILSTALSAPVEASPTASQVRHVRKKRCSCSTFLDKECVYFCHLDIIWVNTPERVVSYGLGNAPRKRRSVQVAVETESSLPRCQCLHQGDLTCTNFCQRPDHNHLRDETSTNAEILFADGSELLTDTSNAKRRTNQRRATPQRLKPETETWLLLRKWTRRHRARTRRAERTTS, encoded by the exons atggatatttacatttttctttccgtGTTATCTTTGGTGCACTCCTGGATTTTAAGTACAG cgCTCTCAGCCCCAGTTGAAGCGTCGCCCACCGCCTCCCAAGTGCGCCATGTGCGCAAAAAGCGCTGCTCCTGCTCCACTTTCTTGGACAAGGAGTGCGTGTATTTCTGCCACTTGGACATCATTTGGGTCAACACGCCCGA GCGCGTGGTATCTTATGGCCTGGGAAATGCCCCCAGGAAAAGGCGCTCGGTCCAGGTCGCCGTGGAAACCGAGAGCAGTCTCCCACGGTGCCAGTGCCTCCATCAGGGAGACCTCACCTGCACCAACTTCTGCCAGAGGCCGGACCACAACCACCTCAG GGACGAGACGTCAACGAACGCCGAGATTCTCTTTGCCGACGGCTCCGAGCTGCTGACTGACACGAGCAACGCTAAAAG GAGGACCAATCAGAGAAGGGCGACGCCTCAGCGGCTCAAACCCGAGACCGAAACGTGGCTGCTTTTGCGAAAGTGGACGCGGCGCCACAGGGCGAGAACGCGCCGGGCCGAGAGGACGACCTCCTAA